A portion of the Bacteroides faecium genome contains these proteins:
- a CDS encoding DUF3872 domain-containing protein translates to MKKIIYQMLVGCYIVAALVLVCACNSQLDIQTRYPFTVETMPVPKKLKVNETAEIRCELKRDGRWEDTRYTIRWFLYDGKGTLKTEDGTVLLPNDRYPLEKETFRLYFTSQSDDQSSLKVWVENSFSQTVELELSFNNDNSEE, encoded by the coding sequence ATGAAGAAGATAATTTATCAAATGCTCGTGGGCTGCTACATAGTGGCCGCCCTCGTGCTTGTGTGTGCCTGTAATAGTCAGTTGGATATTCAGACGAGATACCCGTTCACGGTGGAGACGATGCCCGTCCCCAAAAAACTGAAGGTGAACGAAACGGCGGAAATCCGTTGTGAACTCAAACGGGATGGACGCTGGGAAGATACCCGGTACACGATACGCTGGTTCCTCTATGACGGGAAAGGTACATTGAAAACAGAGGATGGCACGGTGCTACTGCCGAATGACCGTTACCCGCTGGAGAAAGAAACGTTCCGGCTGTATTTTACTTCGCAGTCGGACGATCAGAGCAGTTTGAAGGTGTGGGTGGAAAATTCATTTTCCCAAACCGTGGAACTGGAGCTAAGTTTTAATAATGACAATTCGGAAGAATGA
- a CDS encoding ParB/RepB/Spo0J family partition protein → MKATTVNQSAAEKNITWVSLANIQPSSFNPRKYFSEPALYELAESIKQQGVLQPITVRPIANTDRYEIVFGERRYRASVIAEMEQIPVIVSELTDDAAEDAAIAENLQREDVTPIEEANAYQRMIETGRHTVATLAVRFGKNENYIRTRLKFTALIPEIAELLETDEITISVAAEICRYGEDIQREVYEKHLQDGNNYNSWRGLKAADVAKRIESNYTTDLRYYSFDKTECATCAHNTNNLLLFADGGCGHCANRTCLAEMNASFLMERAVQIMQQTPNVSLCRDRYSTNETVIERLIALGYEVESLERYTAFPVSPQEPKEENFNTPERYEEARTRYEQQWADYMEKEEEITGRSEAGEITVYAKIGKQEITFCYVENATEADGTPTETTLSPVQKLEKQDERNKEIAVERTVEDTKRQIMEADITGGKFSADEEKILYFFMLSNLRSEHFAAVGITEEGKHYLTDEDKMNIVENLTVRIKTIIRRDYLIANFRSAYGNNTEASLLLDFARKHMPEELSAIESGYNEVYEKRHQRIEERKAVLLVQEKTKAKGHEITQPEEQPQPEGIAA, encoded by the coding sequence ATGAAAGCAACAACAGTAAATCAATCAGCAGCAGAGAAAAACATCACATGGGTATCATTGGCAAACATTCAGCCGAGCAGTTTTAACCCCCGTAAATATTTCAGCGAACCCGCCCTGTATGAACTGGCGGAAAGTATCAAACAACAGGGAGTTTTACAGCCTATCACCGTGCGACCGATAGCCAACACAGACCGTTACGAGATTGTTTTCGGTGAACGCAGATACCGTGCATCCGTCATTGCGGAAATGGAACAGATACCCGTCATTGTTTCGGAACTGACGGACGATGCAGCCGAAGATGCAGCCATAGCCGAGAACTTGCAGCGTGAAGACGTGACACCCATAGAGGAAGCCAACGCCTACCAACGCATGATTGAAACGGGAAGGCACACCGTAGCAACGTTGGCGGTACGTTTCGGCAAGAACGAGAACTATATCCGTACCCGTTTGAAATTCACCGCCCTAATCCCCGAAATAGCTGAATTATTGGAAACGGACGAAATCACCATCAGCGTAGCAGCCGAAATCTGCCGTTACGGGGAAGATATACAGCGTGAAGTGTACGAGAAACATTTGCAGGACGGGAACAACTACAACAGTTGGCGGGGACTGAAAGCTGCCGATGTTGCCAAACGGATAGAGAGCAACTATACCACCGATTTGCGCTACTATTCCTTTGACAAGACCGAGTGTGCAACGTGCGCCCACAATACGAACAATCTGCTTTTGTTTGCCGATGGCGGCTGCGGACATTGCGCCAACCGCACTTGTCTGGCTGAAATGAACGCATCTTTCCTCATGGAGAGAGCCGTTCAAATCATGCAGCAAACCCCGAACGTTTCCCTTTGCCGTGACCGTTACAGCACCAACGAAACAGTGATAGAACGGTTAATCGCTTTAGGGTACGAGGTTGAAAGCCTTGAAAGATACACCGCTTTCCCCGTCAGCCCCCAAGAACCCAAAGAGGAAAATTTTAACACCCCCGAACGTTACGAGGAAGCCCGCACCCGTTACGAACAGCAATGGGCGGACTATATGGAGAAAGAGGAAGAAATCACAGGGCGGAGCGAAGCGGGAGAAATCACCGTTTACGCCAAGATAGGGAAACAGGAGATTACTTTCTGTTATGTGGAGAACGCAACCGAAGCGGACGGAACGCCCACCGAAACCACCCTTTCACCTGTTCAGAAATTGGAGAAGCAGGACGAGCGCAACAAGGAGATAGCCGTAGAAAGGACGGTTGAAGATACCAAACGGCAGATAATGGAAGCCGACATAACGGGCGGAAAGTTCAGTGCGGACGAGGAAAAGATACTTTATTTCTTCATGCTCTCCAATTTGCGGAGCGAACATTTTGCTGCCGTAGGTATCACCGAAGAAGGGAAACACTACCTCACGGACGAGGACAAAATGAATATCGTGGAAAATCTCACCGTTAGGATAAAAACCATTATCCGCAGGGATTATCTGATAGCCAATTTCCGAAGCGCATACGGCAACAATACCGAAGCATCCCTTTTGCTTGACTTCGCCCGTAAGCACATGCCCGAAGAACTTTCAGCCATCGAAAGCGGATATAACGAAGTGTACGAGAAACGACACCAGCGCATCGAGGAACGCAAAGCCGTTCTTTTGGTACAGGAAAAGACGAAGGCAAAAGGGCATGAAATCACCCAACCCGAAGAACAACCGCAGCCCGAAGGGATTGCAGCCTAA
- a CDS encoding tetratricopeptide repeat protein → MVKYVIGCFLLLLLICCFDGSHQSKTEQNTIDTLSAYKYKESGKVKSANGDKRGAIKDYTKAISFNPDYDIAYYNRANAKMSIKNYKGAIDDYTKAIEINKYFAQAYHNRALLKYEMGDFKGELSDYRLAIKYCEPDSDIYNNLGRALYDLERFKESAEAYGEGIKYFPEDYRLYYGRGLARKRTGDKNGACEDWIKSSELGCVQANMLLPLCEEYIQEKNDSLKRHKGN, encoded by the coding sequence ATGGTAAAATATGTTATTGGTTGTTTTTTATTATTGTTATTAATATGTTGTTTTGATGGTTCACATCAGTCAAAAACGGAACAAAATACAATTGATACACTGAGTGCTTATAAATATAAGGAATCAGGAAAAGTTAAATCTGCAAATGGAGATAAACGTGGAGCAATAAAGGATTATACAAAAGCAATATCATTCAATCCCGATTACGATATTGCTTACTATAATAGAGCAAATGCTAAAATGAGTATTAAGAATTATAAAGGAGCTATTGATGATTATACAAAGGCAATTGAGATTAATAAATATTTCGCACAAGCATATCATAACCGTGCTTTACTTAAATATGAAATGGGAGACTTTAAAGGTGAACTTTCTGATTACCGCTTAGCTATCAAGTATTGTGAACCGGATTCCGATATATACAATAATCTGGGACGTGCCTTATATGACTTAGAACGTTTCAAAGAATCGGCAGAAGCCTACGGTGAGGGCATTAAGTATTTCCCAGAGGATTACAGACTGTATTACGGTCGAGGATTGGCTCGCAAGCGAACCGGAGATAAAAACGGAGCTTGTGAGGATTGGATAAAGAGCAGCGAATTAGGATGTGTACAAGCAAATATGCTGTTGCCCTTGTGCGAGGAGTATATTCAGGAAAAGAATGATTCTTTGAAGAGACATAAAGGGAATTAA
- the traK gene encoding conjugative transposon protein TraK: MEFKSLKNIETSFRQIRLFALVFICLCAVVTGFALWKSYSFAEAQRQKIYVLDNGKSLMLALSQDVQQNRPVEAREHVRRFHELFFTLSPDKSAIEGNIKRSLMLADKSAFNYYKDLSEKGYYNRVISGNINQMVQIDSVRCDFDKYPYNVRTFARQIILRESSVTERSLVTRCRLLDAVRSDNNPQGFIIEGFEITENKDLQTIKR, encoded by the coding sequence ATGGAATTTAAAAGTTTGAAGAATATCGAAACGAGTTTCAGGCAGATACGTTTGTTTGCGCTGGTGTTCATCTGCCTGTGTGCGGTGGTGACGGGCTTTGCGCTCTGGAAGTCGTACAGCTTTGCCGAAGCGCAACGGCAGAAGATTTATGTGCTGGATAACGGGAAGTCGCTGATGCTGGCACTCTCGCAGGACGTGCAGCAGAACCGCCCGGTGGAAGCACGGGAACACGTGCGCAGGTTTCACGAGCTGTTTTTCACCCTCTCGCCGGACAAGTCGGCTATCGAGGGCAATATCAAACGCTCGCTGATGCTGGCGGACAAGAGCGCATTTAACTACTACAAAGACCTCTCGGAAAAGGGGTATTATAACCGGGTGATTTCGGGGAACATCAACCAGATGGTACAGATCGACAGCGTGCGGTGCGACTTTGACAAGTACCCGTACAATGTGCGGACGTTCGCCCGCCAGATCATCCTCCGTGAAAGCTCGGTGACGGAAAGAAGCCTTGTCACCCGCTGCCGGTTGTTGGATGCCGTCAGGAGTGACAACAACCCGCAGGGGTTCATCATCGAGGGCTTCGAGATTACCGAGAACAAGGACTTGCAAACCATCAAACGCTAA
- the traM gene encoding conjugative transposon protein TraM, translating to MEEQNQEKETVTQHVTVTDAAAPDTGKGDKGKKGGGKDKKAARELTPKQMQQRKKLLVYPLMGLLFLGSMWLIFAPSDKKDEGGETVGAFNADIPLPENDGIIGDKRKAYEQAQVEKKQADKVRSLQDFAFAADNGTDEVEMELPDSEPEREPFRDYSGSSRGKGVNSSTVAYRDINRQLGTFYETPKVDEEKEELKRQVEELTARLDAQQGQAGGIDEQVALMEKSYELAAKYMGQNGQAGQSGAIVQVPVTGQNTGQGMGKPVVAVQAARQQTVSGLQQPMSDAEFMRAYSQPRNYGFNTAVGSGYAMGKNTIRACIHQDQTIMDGQTVKLRLLEPLQAGNLVIPQNTLVSGTGKVQGERLDIVVSSIEYRGNLLPVELAVYDSDGQKGLSVPSSLEQEAAKEALANIGGGLGTSISFAQSAGQQIAMDLTRGVMQGGSQYLAKKFRTVKVHLKAGYELMLYAKQQ from the coding sequence ATGGAAGAACAGAATCAGGAAAAAGAAACGGTAACGCAGCACGTAACGGTGACGGATGCCGCAGCCCCGGACACGGGGAAAGGGGACAAAGGGAAAAAAGGCGGCGGAAAGGACAAGAAAGCCGCCAGAGAACTGACACCGAAACAGATGCAGCAGCGGAAAAAGCTGTTGGTGTACCCGTTGATGGGCTTGCTGTTTTTGGGTAGTATGTGGCTGATCTTCGCACCTTCGGACAAGAAGGACGAAGGCGGGGAAACGGTCGGGGCGTTCAACGCCGATATTCCGCTGCCGGAGAATGACGGGATTATCGGCGACAAGCGGAAAGCCTATGAGCAGGCACAGGTAGAAAAGAAGCAGGCGGACAAGGTACGCTCGTTGCAGGATTTCGCTTTTGCGGCTGATAACGGGACGGACGAGGTGGAAATGGAACTGCCGGACAGCGAGCCGGAACGGGAGCCGTTCAGGGACTATTCGGGTTCGTCACGGGGAAAGGGCGTGAACTCTTCGACGGTTGCCTACCGGGACATCAACCGACAACTCGGCACGTTCTACGAAACGCCGAAGGTGGACGAGGAAAAGGAAGAACTGAAACGTCAGGTGGAAGAACTGACCGCCCGGCTGGATGCGCAGCAGGGACAGGCGGGCGGCATAGACGAGCAAGTCGCCCTGATGGAAAAGAGCTACGAGCTTGCCGCCAAGTACATGGGACAGAACGGGCAGGCAGGACAAAGCGGTGCGATCGTGCAAGTTCCCGTTACCGGACAGAATACCGGACAAGGGATGGGAAAGCCCGTCGTTGCGGTACAGGCGGCACGGCAGCAAACGGTGTCGGGACTGCAACAGCCGATGAGCGATGCGGAGTTCATGCGGGCGTACAGCCAGCCGAGAAACTACGGGTTCAATACGGCGGTCGGCAGCGGGTACGCTATGGGAAAGAATACGATACGGGCGTGCATCCATCAAGACCAGACGATTATGGACGGGCAGACGGTGAAGCTCCGGCTGCTCGAACCGCTGCAAGCGGGAAACCTTGTGATTCCGCAGAATACCCTTGTTTCGGGTACGGGAAAGGTACAGGGGGAACGGCTGGATATTGTGGTATCGTCCATCGAATACCGGGGTAACTTGTTGCCCGTGGAACTGGCGGTGTATGACAGTGACGGGCAGAAAGGCTTGTCCGTTCCTTCGTCGCTGGAACAGGAAGCGGCAAAGGAAGCCCTTGCGAATATCGGCGGCGGACTGGGGACAAGCATTTCGTTTGCGCAGAGTGCCGGACAGCAGATTGCTATGGATTTGACAAGGGGAGTAATGCAAGGCGGCAGCCAGTATCTTGCGAAGAAGTTCCGGACGGTGAAGGTGCATCTGAAAGCGGGGTATGAATTGATGCTTTACGCTAAACAACAATAG
- a CDS encoding DUF4141 domain-containing protein, whose protein sequence is MKQIKAIVMGLACLLAAGTANAQWVVSDPGNLAQGIINTVKQIAQTSTTAKNTLDGFKETAKVFEQGKKYYDALKDVHDVIKGGVKVKKSIEMVADISEIYVRNYQKMLGDPNYTPDELSTISFGYARLLSESADVLQDLKNVVNITGMSLSDAERLAIIDQSYKRLLEYRNLVQYYTNKNISVSYLRAKKKNDTDRVMALYGSADERYW, encoded by the coding sequence ATGAAACAGATAAAAGCAATAGTCATGGGGTTGGCGTGCCTGCTGGCAGCGGGTACGGCTAACGCACAGTGGGTTGTGAGCGATCCGGGGAACTTGGCGCAAGGGATTATCAATACCGTCAAACAGATTGCGCAGACCTCTACAACGGCGAAAAACACATTGGACGGTTTTAAAGAAACCGCCAAAGTTTTTGAGCAAGGTAAAAAATATTATGATGCGCTAAAGGACGTACACGACGTGATAAAGGGCGGCGTGAAGGTAAAGAAGAGCATCGAGATGGTGGCGGATATTTCGGAAATCTATGTGCGGAACTACCAGAAGATGTTAGGTGATCCGAACTATACGCCGGATGAATTGAGTACTATCTCGTTCGGATACGCAAGGCTGCTAAGCGAGAGTGCGGACGTATTGCAGGACTTGAAAAACGTGGTGAATATCACCGGGATGTCGCTATCGGATGCGGAACGGCTGGCAATCATTGACCAGAGCTATAAACGGCTACTGGAATACCGTAATCTGGTGCAGTACTACACGAACAAGAATATCTCGGTGAGTTACCTGCGGGCGAAAAAGAAAAACGATACCGACCGGGTGATGGCGTTGTACGGCTCGGCGGACGAACGCTATTGGTGA
- a CDS encoding SLOG family protein produces METKKLTENGISTTKGLGEEKYIKCCLGAFRGKIYYQYDYRHLNGELFSTLRPTLEQCRKERDEWLKKSTVAFSGHRANRIAKFTTDRQRFFINVAHNTWAAIKEFCIKKGYHTFLSGMADGFDIIAAEEVLKLKKEYPYIRLKCVIPFKGQADRYTEAYKQRYNNILAQADEVVTLSENYFEGCFLCRNDYLLNNSAFLMVYYDALAPVGGTYYTLKNAVERKMNFVNVCYNRK; encoded by the coding sequence ATGGAAACAAAGAAATTGACTGAAAACGGAATATCAACAACCAAAGGTTTGGGAGAGGAAAAGTATATAAAATGCTGTTTAGGAGCGTTCAGAGGAAAAATATACTACCAATATGACTACCGACATTTAAACGGTGAGTTGTTTTCAACATTGCGTCCCACATTGGAGCAATGCCGGAAAGAGCGTGACGAATGGCTGAAAAAAAGTACCGTTGCTTTTTCGGGACACCGTGCCAATCGGATAGCCAAATTCACGACCGACCGCCAACGTTTTTTTATAAACGTGGCACATAACACGTGGGCAGCGATAAAGGAATTTTGCATAAAGAAAGGTTATCACACCTTTTTGTCGGGAATGGCTGACGGCTTCGACATCATTGCAGCCGAAGAAGTTTTAAAGCTCAAAAAGGAATACCCGTACATCCGTCTAAAATGTGTTATCCCGTTCAAAGGGCAGGCAGACCGATACACCGAAGCCTACAAACAGCGTTATAACAACATTTTGGCGCAAGCCGATGAAGTTGTAACCCTATCCGAAAACTATTTTGAAGGCTGTTTTTTGTGCCGTAACGACTACCTTTTAAATAACTCCGCTTTCCTTATGGTCTATTACGATGCACTCGCCCCCGTTGGCGGAACATATTACACGCTGAAAAATGCGGTAGAACGGAAAATGAATTTTGTAAACGTATGCTATAACCGCAAATAA
- a CDS encoding DUF3876 domain-containing protein: MKRLKQIILLLAAVVSVAVLSSCKETNADRLEKMRGDWVSTGNKPPFTLSEENGQYRVTVIKKSHAGSTRTETYLVRETDGYLFIETGLAVMLTYDKEKDRIHLSPGGEYKRSNHQLNK, encoded by the coding sequence ATGAAACGATTGAAACAGATTATACTACTGCTGGCGGCAGTGGTATCGGTGGCGGTACTGTCTTCCTGCAAGGAAACGAACGCCGACCGACTGGAAAAGATGCGGGGCGACTGGGTAAGCACAGGCAATAAGCCGCCCTTTACCCTTTCGGAAGAGAACGGGCAATACCGGGTAACGGTGATAAAGAAAAGCCATGCGGGAAGTACCCGGACGGAAACGTACCTCGTGCGTGAAACGGACGGCTACCTCTTTATCGAAACGGGGCTGGCGGTGATGCTGACCTATGACAAGGAGAAAGACCGCATACACCTGTCGCCCGGCGGGGAATATAAACGGAGTAACCATCAATTAAACAAGTAA
- a CDS encoding conjugal transfer protein TraO, with protein sequence MKRVLLIIMLFGVCLHFNQAHAQRCLPGMKGIQFTGGLSDDLRWKNGNGFGYHAGIAVSTYTKNAHHWVVGAEYLEKRYDYRGSLYPVSQFTGEGGYYLNFLSDRKKTFFAALGLSALAGYETVNWGEPMMPDGSRLTDGDNFIYGGALTLELSAYLTDRIVLLVNGRQRMLFGGDCGKFHSQVGVGIRFMIR encoded by the coding sequence ATGAAAAGGGTATTGTTGATTATCATGCTCTTCGGGGTGTGCCTGCATTTTAACCAGGCACACGCCCAGAGATGCCTGCCCGGAATGAAGGGAATACAGTTCACGGGCGGACTTTCGGACGATCTGCGTTGGAAAAACGGCAACGGTTTCGGCTACCATGCCGGGATAGCGGTAAGCACTTACACGAAAAACGCCCATCATTGGGTGGTCGGTGCGGAGTATCTGGAAAAGCGGTATGACTACCGGGGCAGCCTTTATCCGGTCAGCCAGTTCACGGGGGAAGGCGGGTATTACCTGAACTTCCTTTCGGACAGGAAGAAGACATTTTTTGCGGCACTGGGATTGTCCGCCCTTGCCGGGTATGAAACGGTGAACTGGGGCGAGCCGATGATGCCGGACGGTTCACGGCTGACTGACGGGGATAATTTCATTTACGGGGGTGCGCTGACGCTGGAATTGTCCGCATACCTGACGGACAGGATTGTCTTGCTGGTAAACGGACGGCAAAGGATGCTGTTCGGGGGTGATTGCGGAAAATTCCACTCGCAGGTCGGTGTGGGAATTAGGTTTATGATTCGATAA
- the traJ gene encoding conjugative transposon protein TraJ, which translates to MLLSIDFENLHQILHTLYQEMMPLCSNLTGVAKGIAGLGALFYVAAKVWQALARAEPIDVYPLLRPFAVGLCIMFFPTFVLGTINTVLSPVVKGCHGMLETQTFDMNKYREQKDRLEYEANKRNPETAYLVDKEEFDKKLDELGWSAGDLITMGGMYIDRAEYRMKQNIRRWFQELLELLFQSAGLVIDTIRTFFLIVLSILGPIAFAISVYDGFQSTLTQWITRYISVYMWLPVSDLFSSVLARIQVLMLTKDIEAMSDPTFIPDSSNTVYMVFLIIGIFGYFTIPTVANWIIMAGGVSGANRAMNTTAAKAGNVAAAGAGAAVGNVAGKLIK; encoded by the coding sequence ATGTTATTATCAATAGACTTTGAAAACCTGCATCAGATATTGCACACGCTATATCAGGAAATGATGCCGCTATGCTCGAATTTGACGGGCGTAGCCAAAGGGATAGCCGGGTTGGGTGCGCTGTTCTATGTTGCCGCCAAAGTGTGGCAAGCACTTGCCCGTGCCGAACCGATAGATGTGTACCCGCTGCTCCGCCCCTTTGCCGTCGGGCTGTGCATCATGTTCTTCCCGACCTTCGTGCTGGGCACGATTAACACGGTTCTCTCTCCCGTGGTGAAAGGCTGCCACGGGATGCTGGAAACGCAGACCTTCGACATGAACAAGTACCGGGAACAGAAGGACAGGCTGGAATATGAGGCGAACAAGCGGAATCCGGAAACGGCGTACCTCGTGGATAAGGAAGAGTTCGACAAGAAACTGGATGAACTCGGATGGTCGGCGGGCGACCTGATTACGATGGGCGGGATGTACATAGACCGGGCGGAGTACCGGATGAAACAGAATATACGCAGGTGGTTTCAGGAACTCTTGGAACTGCTGTTCCAGTCCGCCGGGCTGGTGATAGACACGATACGGACGTTCTTTCTGATCGTCCTCTCCATCTTAGGGCCTATCGCCTTTGCGATAAGCGTCTATGATGGATTCCAAAGCACCCTGACGCAGTGGATCACCCGGTATATCTCCGTCTATATGTGGCTGCCCGTGAGCGACCTGTTCAGCTCGGTGCTGGCAAGGATTCAGGTGTTGATGCTCACCAAGGACATAGAGGCGATGAGCGATCCCACCTTTATACCGGACAGCAGTAATACGGTGTACATGGTATTCCTGATTATCGGGATATTCGGGTACTTCACGATACCGACCGTTGCGAACTGGATCATCATGGCGGGCGGCGTAAGCGGTGCGAACCGTGCGATGAACACGACTGCCGCCAAAGCGGGGAATGTTGCCGCTGCCGGGGCGGGTGCTGCCGTGGGGAATGTCGCCGGAAAACTTATCAAGTAA
- the traN gene encoding conjugative transposon protein TraN, with translation MKKIFGLVALVMGAVMCVNAQVNDTVRTVAGNDLYQGITQKLPYRQMVTPFGVQVTFAKTVHIIFPSAVKYVDLGSNWIIAGKADGAENVIRVKATTEGFPGETNFSVICEDGSFYSFNAKYAHEPEMLNIEMKDFLENEDTTDFSHTRMNIYFRELGSESPLLVKLIMQSIYKADKREIKHLGCKRFGVQFLLKSIHSHNGLFYFHTETRNRSNVAFNTDFIKFKIVDKKVPKRTAIQERAIDPVRSYNEVLITNGKSNVRTVYVVPQFTIPDDKILVIELFEKNGGRHQTIRVENADLVAAKVINELKIK, from the coding sequence ATGAAAAAGATTTTTGGATTGGTTGCCCTCGTTATGGGCGCAGTAATGTGCGTGAACGCACAAGTGAATGACACGGTACGGACGGTTGCCGGAAATGACCTGTATCAAGGGATTACGCAAAAGTTACCCTATCGGCAGATGGTTACTCCGTTCGGGGTACAGGTGACGTTTGCAAAAACAGTGCATATTATTTTCCCGTCAGCGGTGAAGTATGTGGACTTGGGTAGCAACTGGATTATTGCCGGAAAAGCGGACGGGGCGGAGAACGTGATCCGGGTGAAGGCTACGACCGAAGGGTTTCCGGGGGAAACGAATTTCTCGGTGATTTGTGAGGATGGTAGTTTTTACAGTTTTAATGCGAAGTATGCGCATGAGCCGGAAATGCTGAACATCGAGATGAAAGACTTTTTGGAGAATGAGGACACAACGGACTTTTCGCATACCCGGATGAATATCTATTTCCGTGAACTGGGCAGCGAAAGCCCGCTGCTGGTGAAGCTGATTATGCAGAGCATCTATAAGGCGGACAAGCGGGAAATCAAGCATCTGGGTTGCAAACGCTTCGGGGTGCAGTTCCTTTTGAAATCCATCCACTCGCATAACGGGCTGTTCTATTTCCATACGGAAACAAGGAACAGGTCGAACGTGGCTTTCAACACGGACTTTATCAAGTTCAAGATTGTGGATAAGAAAGTGCCGAAGCGCACCGCCATTCAGGAACGGGCGATAGATCCGGTACGCAGCTATAACGAGGTACTGATAACAAACGGGAAAAGCAATGTGCGCACGGTGTACGTCGTTCCGCAGTTCACCATACCGGACGACAAGATTCTGGTTATCGAACTGTTCGAGAAGAACGGCGGCAGGCATCAGACGATACGGGTGGAGAACGCCGACCTTGTGGCGGCGAAAGTGATTAACGAACTGAAAATAAAGTAA
- a CDS encoding antirestriction protein ArdA yields MATDFSEAAIYVGTYAKYNAGSLFGKWFNLSDFADKDEFMEACKELHKDEEDPEFMFQDRENIPEELVSESWISEIFFELRDKVEDMDSTVQEAFSAWLDCESRDLSKADADDLVKKFTDEYIGQYDEEEDYAREVIEQCYELPDFALNYFDYAAYARDLFNGSYKFLDGFVFYA; encoded by the coding sequence ATGGCAACAGATTTTTCAGAAGCAGCAATTTATGTAGGCACATACGCCAAGTACAATGCAGGTTCACTTTTCGGCAAATGGTTCAATCTCTCCGATTTTGCCGACAAAGACGAATTTATGGAAGCGTGCAAGGAACTACACAAAGACGAGGAAGACCCCGAATTTATGTTTCAAGACCGGGAAAACATACCCGAAGAACTCGTTAGCGAAAGTTGGATTTCAGAGATATTCTTCGAGCTACGGGACAAAGTGGAAGATATGGACTCAACCGTACAAGAAGCCTTTTCCGCTTGGTTGGATTGCGAAAGTAGGGATTTAAGCAAAGCCGATGCGGACGACCTTGTAAAAAAATTCACTGATGAATATATCGGGCAATATGACGAGGAAGAAGATTATGCCCGTGAAGTAATAGAACAATGTTACGAGCTACCCGATTTTGCTCTGAATTATTTCGATTATGCAGCCTATGCCCGTGACCTATTCAACGGTAGTTACAAGTTCCTTGACGGTTTTGTATTCTATGCCTAA
- a CDS encoding TraL conjugative transposon family protein, which yields MVGKFIAKVIAEIQDWADVKLRRLCGRITPDQRVVVILVMFVVFGGLSVYMTVAAIYNIGKSDGRELGIEHIDQIRLKNDSIINPFNNQ from the coding sequence ATGGTCGGAAAATTTATAGCGAAGGTCATTGCTGAAATACAGGACTGGGCGGACGTAAAGCTCCGCCGCCTGTGCGGGCGTATCACGCCGGATCAGCGGGTGGTGGTTATCCTTGTGATGTTCGTGGTGTTCGGCGGGTTGTCGGTGTACATGACAGTGGCAGCCATCTACAACATCGGAAAAAGTGACGGTCGGGAACTGGGGATAGAGCATATCGACCAAATCCGGCTAAAGAATGACAGTATAATCAATCCTTTTAACAACCAGTAA
- a CDS encoding sialidase family protein: protein MHNLLDCCFHLFPPTRQRYRSVPASRTPSSTPASSMPESVRKTGRDKRNTFARAVTRSFDFIETFRAPSRSNKFPDVCPGSPLLSYPFFQPLFSSLGFAVTERIILGLRNFPPVSATAIARPSAKAG, encoded by the coding sequence TTGCATAATTTATTGGACTGCTGTTTCCATTTATTCCCGCCCACCCGTCAGCGGTATAGGTCTGTTCCAGCTTCCCGTACACCTTCAAGCACTCCGGCAAGCTCCATGCCCGAAAGTGTACGCAAAACCGGAAGGGACAAACGGAACACATTCGCCCGTGCTGTCACCCGGAGCTTCGATTTCATCGAAACTTTCCGTGCGCCATCCCGTTCAAATAAGTTCCCTGATGTTTGTCCCGGCAGCCCCTTATTGTCTTACCCGTTTTTTCAACCGTTATTTTCTTCTTTGGGCTTTGCCGTGACTGAAAGGATAATCCTTGGTCTGCGGAACTTTCCGCCCGTTTCCGCCACTGCCATCGCACGGCCATCCGCAAAAGCCGGATAG